A section of the Oncorhynchus gorbuscha isolate QuinsamMale2020 ecotype Even-year linkage group LG06, OgorEven_v1.0, whole genome shotgun sequence genome encodes:
- the LOC124038088 gene encoding histidine protein methyltransferase 1 homolog produces MSFSFNFDVQLTTKGQPGEESQSQTGKQDYAVKPVPGNNNTTTPAETVKAAVEHHPPADPHFLLNDAVSETVTIGTLPPLHFLNESVFERTASERDDDERILSRTAAQSSDLISGVYEGGLKVWECTYDLLELLEREGETFGGKMVLDLGCGAGLLGLLALKSGASQVHFQDYNSTVIEQLTLPNALLNCQVEGEEEEVKGKKQGLQEEDDETIIEEDKMKKDEEATSDEEKKNEQKKEGENGSPLPKRQALDLSQHSKLTCCRFFSGDWTTFLALVLKEDLFPKYDIIFTSETIYNTAYYSALHDTLHRLLAPRGVVYLATKAHYFGVGGGLLLFQQFIEDKGVFDMEKLWDVDQGLQRHVVAMHFKTTNKS; encoded by the coding sequence GTGCCcggcaacaacaacaccaccactccaGCAGAAACTGTCAAAGCAGCTGTTGAACACCATCCCCCTGCAGATCCCCACTTTCTCCTCAACGATGCTGTCTCTGAGACTGTTACCATAGGAACGCTTCCACCCCTCCACTTCCTGAATGAGTCTGTGTTCGAGCGGACGGCCAGCGAGCGAGATGACGACGAGAGGATCCTGTCGCGGACCGCCGCCCAGAGCTCGGACCTCATCTCCGGGGTGTACGAGGGAGGGTTGAAGGTGTGGGAGTGTACCTATGACCTCCTGGAGCtgctagagagggagggggagacattcGGGGGGAAGATGGTTCTGGATTTGGGCTGTGGTGCTGGACTGCTGGGCCTACTGGCGCTAAAGAGCGGAGCAAGTCAGGTCCATTTCCAGGACTATAATAGTACTGTTATAGAACAGCTCACACTGCCTAACGCACTGCTCAACTGTCAagtggaaggggaggaggaagaagtgAAGGGAAAGAAACAGGGGCTGCAGGAGGAGGACGATGAGACAATTATAGAAGAGGACAAAATGAAAAAGGATGAAGAGGCAACGTCCGATGAGGAGAAGAAGAATGAACagaaaaaagagggagagaatggcAGCCCGTTGCCCAAGAGGCAAGCCCTGGACCTATCCCAGCATTCGAAGCTGACCTGCTGTCGTTTCTTCTCGGGCGACTGGACAACGTTCCTAGCGCTGGTCCTCAAGGAAGACCTGTTCCCTAAATATGACATTATCTTCACCTCAGAAACCATCTACAACACGGCATACTACTCAGCTCTTCACGACACCCTCCACAGACTGTTGGCCCCGAGGGGAGTGGTGTACCTGGCCACCAAGGCCCACTActttggggtggggggtgggctGCTCCTATTTCAACAGTTTATAGAGGACAAGGGAGTGTTTGACATGGAGAAACTGTGGGACGTGGACCAGGGGCTACAGAGACATGTTGTGGCCATGCActtcaaaacaacaaacaagtctTGA